The following proteins come from a genomic window of Pseudomonas syringae:
- a CDS encoding LysR family transcriptional regulator, translating to MDTLQNMRAFSCVAQAGSFTAAAAVLDTTTANVSRAVSNLEAHLQTRLLNRTTRRIALTEAGKRYLLRCEQILASVEEAEAEASDAHARPAGQLKVHSMPGVGQHYVIDAIARYRRNHPDVAFDLTMTHRVPDLLEEGFDVSIVLASELADSGFVSQRLGITYSIVCASPEYVRTFGMAHKPADLLNHACLRLVSPVFPLEKWLFDGPDGQEMVTINSSPLLVNSADAMKTAISSGMGIGILPIYSAIDGLRNGTLVRVLSDYRSQELNLYAIYPSRQYLDAKIRTWVEYLRGSLPEILAADEADLHVQALKASS from the coding sequence ATGGACACCCTGCAAAACATGCGTGCCTTCAGCTGTGTGGCGCAAGCGGGCAGCTTCACAGCTGCCGCTGCCGTGCTCGACACCACCACGGCCAACGTCTCGCGCGCGGTCTCCAACCTGGAGGCGCACCTGCAGACCCGTCTGCTCAACCGCACCACCCGGCGCATCGCGCTCACTGAGGCAGGCAAACGCTATTTACTGCGCTGCGAGCAGATTCTCGCCTCGGTGGAAGAAGCCGAGGCCGAAGCAAGCGACGCCCACGCGCGCCCGGCCGGGCAACTCAAGGTGCATTCGATGCCCGGTGTCGGCCAGCACTACGTGATCGATGCCATCGCCCGCTATCGACGCAATCACCCTGACGTCGCGTTCGACCTGACCATGACGCATCGCGTCCCGGACTTGCTCGAAGAAGGCTTTGACGTGTCGATCGTGCTGGCCAGCGAACTGGCAGACTCGGGGTTCGTGTCGCAACGCCTGGGCATCACCTACAGCATTGTTTGCGCCTCCCCCGAGTACGTCAGGACATTTGGCATGGCACATAAACCTGCCGACCTGCTGAACCATGCGTGCCTGCGCCTGGTGAGCCCGGTGTTCCCGCTGGAAAAGTGGCTGTTCGACGGCCCGGATGGCCAGGAAATGGTCACCATCAACAGCTCGCCCTTGCTGGTCAACTCAGCGGACGCGATGAAAACGGCGATCTCCAGCGGCATGGGCATCGGTATTCTGCCGATCTATTCGGCCATCGACGGTCTGCGCAACGGCACCCTGGTGCGTGTGCTGTCCGACTACCGCTCGCAGGAGCTGAACCTGTACGCCATCTACCCGTCGCGCCAGTACCTGGATGCCAAGATCAGAACCTGGGTCGAATACCTGCGCGGCTCGCTGCCGGAAATCCTCGCGGCCGATGAAGCCGATTTGCACGTGCAGGCACTCAAAGCCTCTTCCTGA
- a CDS encoding 2-hydroxyacid dehydrogenase — protein MKKTVLAFSRVSPEMAERLSQDFNVIVPDSKKGDINAQFDEALPESHGLIGVGRKLGREQLEHAAKLEVVSSISVGYDNYDVGYLSERGILLTNTPDVLTETTADLGFTLIMSSARRVAELDAFTKAGQWTRSIEAPQFGTDVYGKTLGIVGMGNIGAAIARRGRLGFNMPILYSGNSRKTELEQELGAQFRSLDQLLAEADFVCLVVPLSEKTKHLIGRRELGLMKPGAILINIARGPIVDEPALIEALQNGTLRGAGLDVYEKEPLSESPLFQLKNAVTLPHVGSATTETRQAMADRAYHNLRSALLGERPQDLVNPQVWKG, from the coding sequence ATGAAAAAAACCGTACTCGCCTTCAGCCGTGTTTCCCCTGAAATGGCTGAGCGTCTGTCGCAAGACTTCAACGTGATCGTGCCCGATTCCAAAAAGGGTGACATCAACGCCCAGTTCGACGAAGCCCTGCCCGAGTCCCACGGGCTGATCGGCGTGGGTCGCAAGCTGGGCCGCGAACAGCTGGAACATGCTGCGAAACTGGAGGTGGTGTCCAGCATTTCGGTGGGCTACGACAACTACGATGTCGGTTACCTCAGCGAGCGCGGCATTCTGCTCACCAATACCCCGGACGTGTTGACCGAAACCACCGCTGACCTGGGTTTCACCCTGATCATGAGCAGCGCCCGGCGCGTCGCCGAGCTGGACGCCTTCACCAAAGCCGGACAGTGGACCCGCAGCATCGAAGCGCCGCAGTTCGGCACCGACGTTTACGGCAAGACGCTGGGTATCGTCGGCATGGGCAATATCGGCGCGGCGATTGCGCGGCGTGGTCGTCTGGGCTTCAACATGCCGATCCTGTACAGCGGCAACAGCCGCAAGACCGAACTTGAACAGGAACTGGGCGCGCAATTTCGCAGCCTGGATCAACTGCTCGCCGAAGCGGATTTCGTTTGCCTGGTCGTGCCGTTAAGCGAGAAGACCAAACACCTGATAGGTCGTCGCGAGTTGGGCCTGATGAAGCCCGGCGCGATTCTGATCAACATCGCCCGCGGCCCGATTGTCGACGAGCCGGCACTGATCGAAGCCTTGCAGAACGGCACCCTTCGCGGCGCTGGCCTGGACGTCTACGAAAAAGAGCCGCTGAGCGAGTCGCCGCTGTTCCAGCTCAAGAACGCCGTCACCCTGCCCCACGTCGGCTCGGCCACCACTGAAACCCGCCAGGCCATGGCTGATCGCGCCTACCACAACCTGCGCAGTGCGCTGCTGGGCGAGCGGCCTCAGGATCTGGTCAACCCTCAGGTGTGGAAGGGCTGA